From one Streptococcus oralis genomic stretch:
- the ldcB gene encoding LD-carboxypeptidase LdcB/DacB, which yields MKKRYIVLSGLLAVTLAACSQEQPKNEENTQKTEQTSQSEGTVGSKSQASSQKKAEVVNKGDHYSIQGKYDEIVVANKHYPLSKDYNPGENPTAKAELVKLIKAMQEAGFPISDHYSGFRSYETQTKLYQDYVNQDGKEEADRYSARPGYSEHQTGLAFDLIGTNGELVTEEKAAQWLLDHAADYGFVVRYLKGKEKETGYMAEEWHLRYVGKEAKEIAASGLSLEEYYGFEGGDYVD from the coding sequence ATGAAAAAAAGATATATCGTTTTATCTGGTTTGCTAGCAGTAACCCTAGCAGCATGTTCTCAAGAACAACCTAAAAATGAAGAAAATACTCAAAAAACGGAACAAACTAGCCAATCTGAAGGAACTGTAGGAAGCAAATCTCAAGCTTCTAGTCAGAAGAAGGCAGAAGTTGTCAATAAGGGAGACCACTATAGTATACAAGGGAAATACGATGAAATCGTCGTAGCTAATAAGCACTATCCTTTGTCAAAAGACTATAATCCAGGAGAAAATCCAACAGCCAAGGCAGAGTTGGTCAAACTCATCAAAGCTATGCAAGAGGCGGGATTCCCAATCAGCGATCATTACAGTGGTTTTAGAAGTTATGAAACTCAAACCAAACTTTATCAAGACTATGTGAATCAAGACGGTAAGGAAGAGGCAGATCGCTACTCAGCTCGCCCTGGATACAGTGAACACCAGACAGGTCTTGCTTTTGATTTGATCGGGACTAATGGAGAATTAGTGACAGAGGAGAAGGCAGCCCAGTGGCTCTTGGATCATGCGGCTGACTATGGCTTTGTTGTTCGCTATCTCAAAGGCAAGGAAAAAGAGACTGGCTATATGGCAGAAGAATGGCATCTCCGCTACGTCGGAAAAGAGGCCA
- a CDS encoding HIT family protein: MCLICQRIEWIKAGENPYFVKELETGYVVIGDHQYFKGYTLFLAKEHVTELHHMETSVKLRFLEEMSLVQEAVAKAFKAEKMNIELLGNGDAHAHWHLFPRRSGDMRGHGLNGRGPVWWVPWEEMAAEDCQVKSHELEQLIKALSDELEKHVV, encoded by the coding sequence ATGTGCTTGATTTGTCAAAGAATTGAATGGATCAAGGCAGGGGAAAATCCCTACTTTGTAAAAGAACTAGAAACAGGCTATGTTGTTATTGGAGACCATCAATACTTTAAGGGCTATACCTTATTTCTAGCAAAGGAGCATGTCACAGAACTCCACCATATGGAGACTTCTGTAAAACTTCGTTTTCTAGAGGAAATGAGTTTGGTCCAAGAAGCTGTTGCCAAAGCGTTTAAAGCTGAAAAGATGAACATCGAACTGCTAGGAAATGGAGATGCCCACGCCCACTGGCACCTCTTTCCAAGACGATCAGGTGATATGAGGGGTCATGGATTGAATGGTCGTGGTCCAGTCTGGTGGGTGCCCTGGGAAGAAATGGCGGCAGAAGATTGCCAAGTGAAATCCCATGAGTTGGAACAATTGATTAAAGCCTTATCCGATGAATTAGAGAAGCACGTGGTCTAA
- a CDS encoding M42 family metallopeptidase — translation MNHTINYIKELTAIASPTGFTREISDYLVHTLEKLGYQPVRTAKGGVNVTIKGQNDEQHRYVTAHVDTLGAIVRAVKPDGRLKLDRIGGFPWNMIEGENCTVHVASTGQTVSGTILIHQTSCHVYKDAGTAERTQDNMEVRLDAKVSNEKETRALGIEVGDFISFDPRTVVTETGFIKSRHLDDKVSAAILLNLLRVYKEEGLELPVTTHFAFSVFEEVGHGANSNIPTQVVEYLAVDMGAMGDDQQTDEYTVSICVKDASGPYHYDFRQHLVALAKEQDIPFKLDIYPFYGSDASAAMSAGAEVKHALLGAGIESSHSYERTHIDSVMATERMVDAYLKSALVD, via the coding sequence ATGAATCATACTATAAACTATATCAAAGAACTAACCGCAATTGCATCTCCAACAGGCTTTACTCGTGAGATCTCAGACTATCTAGTTCATACTTTAGAGAAACTTGGTTACCAGCCTGTTCGTACAGCTAAGGGCGGTGTCAATGTGACCATTAAAGGTCAAAATGATGAACAACACCGCTATGTGACTGCCCACGTGGATACGCTGGGTGCTATTGTCCGTGCTGTCAAACCGGATGGTCGTCTCAAATTGGATCGTATCGGTGGTTTCCCTTGGAACATGATTGAAGGGGAGAACTGTACCGTTCATGTGGCTAGCACAGGTCAAACGGTATCTGGGACCATCCTCATCCATCAAACTTCTTGCCATGTCTACAAGGATGCAGGAACTGCAGAACGCACACAGGACAATATGGAAGTGCGTTTGGATGCAAAAGTAAGTAATGAAAAAGAAACCCGCGCCTTGGGCATCGAGGTTGGCGACTTTATCAGTTTTGACCCGCGAACTGTCGTGACAGAGACTGGTTTTATCAAGTCACGTCACTTGGATGACAAAGTCAGCGCAGCGATTTTGCTCAATCTTCTTCGTGTTTATAAGGAAGAGGGGCTTGAATTACCAGTAACAACTCATTTTGCTTTTTCAGTCTTCGAAGAGGTGGGCCACGGTGCTAACTCCAATATTCCAACTCAAGTGGTGGAATATCTAGCTGTCGATATGGGGGCAATGGGAGATGACCAGCAGACGGATGAGTACACAGTATCTATCTGTGTCAAGGACGCTTCAGGTCCCTATCACTATGACTTTCGTCAACACTTGGTAGCTTTGGCAAAGGAGCAAGATATTCCATTTAAGCTCGACATCTATCCATTTTACGGTTCGGATGCTTCGGCAGCTATGTCAGCAGGAGCCGAGGTCAAACATGCCCTCCTTGGAGCTGGTATTGAATCCAGTCACTCTTACGAACGAACACACATTGATTCGGTCATGGCGACTGAACGTATGGTAGACGCCTATCTCAAGAGTGCATTGGTAGACTAA
- a CDS encoding DUF1307 domain-containing protein, whose product MKSYFKVSLALVASLVLLLGCSKQASTPINSSSKEDTTTQSSESKQSSQQSSEKKDETETHTFVHNSKPGIHSTLTYTVKGDDVVKQTVHNVLDPEKLNNTAEGIKEIVDDTYKGYEGVKGVTQKVEIQDGKVIQNIEVDMTVASLDELKKAMPNEYSGIGSRVSFAASKKMLKEAGYTEQNN is encoded by the coding sequence ATGAAATCATACTTTAAAGTATCACTAGCCCTTGTGGCTTCACTTGTTCTCCTGCTCGGATGTTCCAAACAAGCATCAACACCTATCAACAGCAGTAGCAAAGAAGACACAACAACTCAGTCAAGTGAGAGCAAACAAAGCAGTCAACAATCATCTGAAAAGAAAGATGAGACAGAAACCCACACATTTGTCCACAATAGCAAACCTGGGATTCATTCTACCTTGACTTATACTGTGAAGGGAGATGACGTTGTAAAACAAACTGTTCATAATGTACTTGACCCTGAAAAACTTAATAATACCGCGGAAGGTATTAAGGAAATTGTTGACGATACTTATAAAGGTTATGAAGGGGTCAAAGGGGTTACACAAAAAGTTGAAATTCAAGACGGAAAAGTTATCCAAAACATCGAGGTTGACATGACTGTTGCAAGTCTTGACGAATTGAAAAAAGCAATGCCGAACGAATATTCTGGTATTGGAAGCCGTGTAAGCTTTGCTGCCTCGAAAAAAATGCTTAAAGAAGCTGGTTATACCGAACAAAACAACTAA
- the brnQ gene encoding branched-chain amino acid transport system II carrier protein yields the protein MAKKGALTGLLLFGIFFGAGNLIFPPSLGALSGEHFLPAIAGFVFSGVGIAVLTLIIGTLNPKGYIHEISKKISPWFATLYLAVLYLSIGPFFAIPRTATTAYEVGISPLLSEANKGLGLIVFTVLYFAAAYLISLNPSKILDRIGRILTPVFALLIVILVVLGAFKYGGTSPQTASAAYQASAFGTGFLEGYNTLDALASVAFSVIAVQTLKQLGFSSKKEYISTIWVVGIVVALAFSALYIGLGFLGNHFPVPAEVMKGGTPGVYILSQATQEIFGSTAQLFLAVMVTVTCFTTTVGLIVSTAEFFNGRFPQISYKVYATAFTLIGFAIANLGLDAIIKYSVPVLVILYPITIAIVMIVIVNKFVALSKPGMQLTIGLVTAIALASVLGSSFKVEFLENLINALPFASASLPWLVPAIIGILLSLVLPNKQESDVFEME from the coding sequence ATGGCTAAAAAAGGTGCCCTAACAGGTTTGCTCCTGTTTGGAATATTTTTTGGTGCGGGGAACTTGATTTTTCCGCCTTCTCTAGGTGCCCTATCTGGAGAACATTTTCTTCCTGCCATTGCAGGTTTTGTCTTTTCAGGTGTCGGTATTGCCGTCTTGACACTTATTATTGGAACGCTAAACCCGAAAGGATACATTCACGAGATTTCTAAGAAAATCTCACCTTGGTTTGCGACGCTTTATCTTGCAGTCCTCTATCTATCAATTGGCCCCTTCTTTGCCATTCCGCGTACAGCCACAACAGCTTACGAAGTTGGGATTAGCCCCCTCTTGTCTGAAGCAAATAAAGGTCTAGGATTGATCGTCTTTACTGTGTTGTATTTTGCAGCGGCCTATCTGATTTCACTCAATCCATCAAAGATTTTGGACCGTATCGGACGAATCTTGACACCAGTCTTTGCTTTGTTGATCGTTATCTTGGTTGTACTAGGTGCCTTCAAATATGGTGGAACCAGTCCTCAAACTGCGTCAGCTGCTTATCAAGCTTCTGCCTTTGGGACAGGTTTCCTAGAAGGTTATAATACCTTGGATGCCCTTGCTTCAGTTGCCTTCAGTGTAATTGCTGTTCAAACCTTGAAACAACTGGGATTTTCCAGTAAGAAAGAATACATTTCAACTATTTGGGTGGTTGGTATCGTTGTAGCTCTTGCCTTTAGCGCTCTTTACATTGGTTTAGGATTCCTTGGAAATCACTTCCCAGTACCAGCAGAAGTGATGAAGGGTGGAACACCAGGTGTTTATATCTTGTCGCAAGCAACTCAGGAAATCTTTGGTTCAACAGCTCAACTCTTCCTTGCTGTTATGGTAACAGTAACCTGCTTCACAACGACAGTTGGCTTGATTGTGTCAACAGCAGAGTTCTTTAACGGACGTTTCCCACAAATCAGCTACAAGGTCTATGCAACTGCCTTTACCTTGATTGGATTTGCTATTGCAAATCTTGGTCTTGATGCAATCATTAAGTACTCAGTGCCAGTACTGGTAATCTTGTACCCAATCACCATCGCCATTGTGATGATCGTAATTGTGAATAAGTTTGTCGCCCTATCAAAACCGGGCATGCAGTTAACCATTGGGCTTGTTACAGCTATTGCGCTTGCAAGCGTCCTTGGAAGTTCCTTTAAGGTAGAGTTTCTAGAAAATCTGATTAATGCCCTTCCGTTTGCGTCAGCCTCTCTTCCGTGGCTAGTGCCAGCTATTATCGGAATCTTGCTTTCATTGGTTCTACCAAACAAACAAGAGAGTGACGTTTTTGAGATGGAATAA
- a CDS encoding rhodanese-like domain-containing protein, whose protein sequence is MKEIAFDEFYQLYQKESLSVLDVREVEEFETLHLEGAHNLPLSQLADTYDQLDKDLLHYVICKSGMRSTRACQFLEEYGYKVINVQGGMTAFENL, encoded by the coding sequence ATGAAAGAAATAGCCTTCGATGAATTTTACCAGCTCTATCAGAAAGAATCCCTTTCAGTCTTAGACGTGAGAGAAGTAGAAGAGTTCGAGACGCTTCATTTAGAAGGTGCACACAACTTACCGCTTAGTCAATTGGCTGATACTTATGATCAGTTGGACAAGGACCTCTTGCATTATGTCATTTGTAAATCTGGGATGAGGTCAACTCGTGCTTGCCAGTTCTTGGAGGAGTATGGATACAAGGTCATCAATGTTCAAGGTGGAATGACGGCCTTTGAAAATCTTTAA
- a CDS encoding uracil-DNA glycosylase family protein, with the protein MSQIERIKQAIMADPQNASYTERGIEPLFAAPKTARINIVGQAPGFKTQEAGIYWKDKSGDRLREWLGVDEDTFYNSGLFAVIPMDFYFPGHGKSGDLPPRKGFAEKWHPQLLKECPNIELTLLIGQYAQAYYLHEKISGKVTERVKRYKDYLPEFFPLVHPSPRNQIWMAKNPWFESEVVPDLKKRIKTILGEKE; encoded by the coding sequence ATGTCTCAAATCGAAAGAATCAAGCAAGCCATTATGGCGGATCCGCAGAATGCCAGCTATACAGAACGTGGAATCGAACCTCTCTTTGCGGCGCCAAAAACTGCTCGCATCAATATTGTCGGTCAAGCTCCGGGGTTTAAAACGCAAGAAGCTGGGATTTATTGGAAGGATAAGAGTGGTGATCGGCTGCGTGAGTGGCTAGGTGTAGATGAAGATACATTTTACAATTCGGGCTTGTTTGCAGTTATTCCCATGGATTTTTATTTCCCAGGACATGGAAAATCGGGCGACCTTCCCCCCCGTAAAGGCTTTGCCGAAAAATGGCACCCACAACTCCTCAAGGAATGTCCAAATATTGAATTGACACTTTTGATTGGGCAATATGCCCAAGCCTATTATTTACATGAGAAAATTAGTGGCAAGGTAACAGAACGGGTAAAACGCTACAAAGACTATCTACCAGAATTTTTCCCTCTGGTTCACCCATCACCACGAAATCAAATCTGGATGGCTAAAAATCCTTGGTTTGAGTCAGAAGTGGTGCCAGATTTGAAAAAAAGAATTAAAACGATTTTAGGAGAAAAAGAATGA
- the pepV gene encoding dipeptidase PepV yields MTTIDFTAEVEKRKEDLLADLFSLLEINSERDDSKVDAQHPFGPGPVKALEKFLEIADRDGYPTKNVDNYAGHFEFGEGEEVLGIFAHMDVVPAGSGWDTDPYTPTIKDGRLYARGASDDKGPTTACYYGLKIIKELGLPTSRKVRFIVGTDEESGWADMDYYFEHVGLAKPDFGFSPDAEFPIINGEKGNITEYLHFAGENAGAARLHSFTGGLRENMVPESATAVVSGDLADLQAKLDAFVAEHKLRGELQEENGQYKVTVIGKSAHGAMPASGVNGATYLALFLSQFNFAGPAKDYLNIAGKILLNDHEGENLKVAHVDEKMGALSMNAGVFRFDEASADNTIALNFRYPKGTSPEQIKSILENLPVASVSLSAHGHTPHYVPMEDPLVQTLLNVYEKQTGLQGHEQVIGGGTFGRLLERGVAYGAMFPDSIDTMHQANEFIALDDLFRAAAIYAEAIYELIK; encoded by the coding sequence ATGACAACAATTGATTTTACAGCAGAAGTAGAAAAACGCAAAGAAGACCTCTTGGCTGACTTGTTTAGCCTTTTGGAAATCAACTCAGAACGTGATGACAGCAAGGTAGATGCGCAACATCCATTTGGACCTGGTCCAGTAAAAGCCTTGGAGAAATTCCTTGAAATCGCAGACCGCGATGGCTATCCAACAAAGAATGTCGATAACTACGCAGGACATTTTGAGTTTGGTGAAGGAGAAGAAGTTCTCGGAATCTTTGCTCACATGGACGTGGTGCCAGCTGGTAGCGGTTGGGACACGGACCCTTATACACCAACTATCAAAGACGGTCGCCTTTATGCGCGTGGAGCTTCAGACGACAAGGGGCCTACAACAGCTTGTTACTATGGTTTGAAAATCATCAAAGAATTGGGGCTTCCAACTTCTAGAAAAGTTCGTTTCATCGTCGGAACAGATGAAGAATCAGGTTGGGCAGACATGGACTACTACTTTGAACATGTAGGACTTGCGAAACCAGACTTTGGATTCTCACCAGATGCTGAATTCCCAATCATCAATGGTGAAAAAGGAAATATCACAGAATACCTCCACTTTGCAGGTGAAAATGCAGGTGCTGCCCGCCTTCACAGCTTTACAGGTGGTTTACGTGAAAACATGGTACCTGAATCAGCGACAGCAGTCGTTTCAGGTGACTTGGCTGACTTGCAAGCTAAACTAGATGCCTTTGTTGCAGAACACAAACTCAGAGGAGAACTCCAAGAAGAAAACGGCCAGTACAAGGTGACTGTGATTGGTAAATCAGCCCATGGTGCTATGCCTGCTTCAGGTGTCAATGGTGCGACCTACCTGGCACTCTTCCTCAGCCAGTTTAACTTTGCGGGACCTGCAAAAGACTACCTTAACATCGCTGGTAAGATTCTCTTGAATGACCATGAGGGTGAAAATCTCAAGGTTGCTCATGTGGATGAAAAAATGGGTGCCCTTTCTATGAATGCGGGTGTCTTCCGCTTTGACGAAGCAAGTGCTGACAATACCATTGCCCTCAACTTCCGTTATCCAAAAGGAACAAGCCCAGAGCAAATCAAGTCAATCCTTGAAAACTTGCCAGTTGCTTCTGTTAGCCTCTCTGCCCATGGTCATACACCTCACTATGTACCGATGGAAGATCCACTTGTGCAAACCTTGTTGAATGTCTATGAAAAACAAACTGGTCTCCAAGGTCACGAACAAGTCATCGGTGGTGGTACCTTTGGTCGTTTGCTAGAACGTGGGGTTGCCTACGGTGCGATGTTCCCAGACTCAATTGACACTATGCACCAAGCCAATGAATTTATCGCCTTGGACGATCTCTTCCGAGCAGCAGCAATCTATGCAGAAGCTATCTATGAATTGATCAAATAA
- a CDS encoding nitroreductase family protein produces MKFLELNKKRHATKHFTDKPVDPKDVRTAIEIATLAPSAHNSQPWKFVVVREKNAELAKLAYGSNFEQVSSAPVTIALFTDTDLAKRARKIARVGGAKNFSEEQLQYFMKNLPAEFARYSEQQVSDYLALNAGLVAMNLVLALTDQGIGSNIILGFDKSKANEVLDIEDRFRPELLITVGYTDEKLEPSYRLPVDEIIEKR; encoded by the coding sequence ATGAAATTTCTTGAATTAAATAAAAAACGTCATGCGACCAAGCATTTTACTGATAAACCGGTAGATCCCAAAGATGTGCGTACGGCTATCGAAATCGCAACCTTGGCCCCAAGTGCCCACAATAGCCAGCCATGGAAGTTTGTGGTTGTTCGTGAGAAAAATGCTGAATTGGCAAAATTAGCTTATGGTTCGAACTTTGAGCAGGTATCATCAGCGCCAGTAACCATTGCCTTGTTTACAGATACAGATCTTGCCAAACGTGCCCGCAAGATTGCCCGTGTTGGTGGCGCAAAGAATTTCTCAGAAGAGCAACTTCAATATTTCATGAAGAATTTGCCTGCCGAGTTTGCGCGTTACAGTGAACAACAAGTCAGCGACTATCTAGCCCTCAATGCAGGTTTGGTTGCCATGAACTTGGTTCTGGCTCTGACAGACCAAGGAATTGGTTCTAACATTATTCTTGGATTTGACAAATCAAAAGCCAATGAGGTTTTGGACATTGAAGACCGTTTCCGCCCAGAACTCTTGATTACAGTGGGTTATACAGACGAAAAATTGGAACCAAGCTACCGCTTGCCAGTAGATGAAATCATCGAGAAAAGATAG
- a CDS encoding metallophosphoesterase family protein — translation MNHKIAILSDIHGNVTALEAVIADAKAQGVSEYWLMGDIFLPGPGANDLVALLKELPITASVRGNWDDCVLEALDGQYGLEDPQEVQLMRLTQFLMERMDPETIDWLRSLPLLEKKEVEGLRFSLSHNLPEKNYGGDLSVGNDTEKFDQLLDEETDVAIYGHVHKQLLRYGSQGQQIINPGTIGMPYFDWEKLKNHRAQYAVIEVENGELVNILFRKVSYDYEAELELAKSKGLPFIEMYEELRRDDNYRGHNLELLASLIEKHGYVEDVKKFLETIKSEYKVD, via the coding sequence ATGAACCATAAAATCGCAATTTTATCAGATATTCATGGAAATGTGACTGCCTTAGAAGCAGTGATTGCAGATGCTAAAGCACAAGGAGTCAGTGAATACTGGCTCATGGGAGACATTTTTCTCCCTGGTCCAGGTGCAAATGACTTGGTCGCTCTGTTAAAGGAACTTCCTATCACTGCAAGTGTTCGAGGCAATTGGGATGATTGTGTCCTTGAGGCTTTAGATGGGCAATATGGCTTGGAAGACCCACAGGAAGTCCAGCTCATGCGATTGACCCAGTTTTTGATGGAGCGAATGGATCCTGAAACGATTGACTGGCTACGAAGCTTACCTTTGCTAGAAAAGAAAGAAGTTGAGGGGCTGCGCTTTTCTCTTTCTCATAATTTGCCTGAAAAAAACTATGGTGGGGATCTGTCTGTTGGGAATGATACAGAGAAATTTGACCAACTCCTAGATGAGGAAACGGACGTGGCAATCTATGGTCATGTCCACAAGCAGTTGCTTCGTTATGGAAGTCAAGGGCAACAAATCATCAATCCAGGTACGATTGGCATGCCCTATTTTGATTGGGAAAAGTTAAAAAATCACCGTGCCCAGTATGCTGTGATAGAAGTGGAAAATGGGGAATTGGTAAATATTCTATTCCGAAAAGTTTCCTATGATTATGAAGCAGAGTTAGAATTGGCCAAGTCCAAGGGGCTTCCTTTTATCGAAATGTATGAAGAACTACGTCGAGATGACAACTATCGGGGGCACAATCTGGAACTCTTAGCTAGTTTAATTGAAAAGCATGGGTATGTGGAGGATGTGAAGAAATTTTTGGAGACTATAAAGTCAGAATATAAGGTAGACTAG
- the uvrC gene encoding excinuclease ABC subunit UvrC, translated as MNNLIKSKLELLPTSPGCYIHKDKNGTIIYVGKAKNLRNRVRSYFRGSHDTKTEALVSEIVDFEFIVTESNIEALLLEINLIKENKPKYNIMLKDDKSYPFIKITNERYPRLIITRQVKKDGGLYFGPYPDVGAANEIKRLLDRIFPFRKCTNPPSKVCFYYHIGQCMAHTICKKDESYFKSMAQEVSDFLKGQDDKIIDDLKGKMAVAAQSMEFERAAEYRDLIQAIGTLRTKQRVMAKDLQNRDVFGYYVDKGWMCVQVFFVRQGKLIERDVNLFPYYNDPDEDFLTYVGQFYQEKSHLVPNEVLIPQDIDEEAVKALVDTKILKPQRGEKKQLVNLAIKNARVSLEQKFNLLEKSVEKTQGAIENLGRLLQIPTPVRIESFDNSNIMGTSPVSAMVVFVNGKPSKKDYRKYKIKTVVGPDDYASMREVIRRRYGRVQREGLTPPDLIVIDGGQGQVNIAKQVIQEELGLDIPIAGLQKNDKHQTHELLFGDPLEVVELSRNSQEFFLLQRIQDEVHRFAITFHRQLRSKNSFSSQLDGIDGLGPKRKQNLMKHFKSLTKIKEASVDEIVEVGVPRAVAEDVKRKLNPQEEVELAQVAEERVDYQTKGDYDEP; from the coding sequence ATGAACAACTTGATCAAATCAAAACTGGAGCTCTTGCCGACTAGCCCTGGTTGTTACATTCACAAAGATAAAAACGGCACTATCATTTATGTAGGAAAGGCTAAAAATCTGCGCAACCGCGTGCGGTCCTATTTCCGTGGCAGTCATGATACCAAGACAGAGGCTCTGGTATCTGAGATTGTGGATTTTGAATTTATCGTTACTGAGTCTAATATTGAGGCGCTTCTCTTAGAAATCAACCTGATCAAGGAGAATAAGCCTAAATACAATATCATGCTCAAGGACGACAAGTCTTATCCTTTCATCAAAATCACAAATGAGCGCTATCCTCGTTTGATTATCACCCGTCAGGTCAAGAAGGACGGCGGTCTTTACTTTGGTCCCTATCCAGATGTGGGGGCAGCCAATGAAATCAAGCGACTACTGGACCGGATTTTTCCTTTTCGGAAATGTACCAACCCGCCTTCAAAGGTTTGTTTTTACTACCATATTGGCCAGTGTATGGCCCATACCATCTGTAAAAAAGATGAGTCCTATTTTAAGTCCATGGCTCAGGAGGTTTCTGACTTCTTAAAAGGGCAGGATGACAAAATCATCGATGATCTTAAGGGTAAAATGGCAGTGGCAGCGCAAAGTATGGAGTTTGAACGTGCGGCAGAATACCGCGATTTGATTCAGGCAATAGGCACTCTAAGGACTAAGCAGCGGGTCATGGCCAAAGATTTGCAAAATCGGGACGTCTTTGGTTACTATGTGGATAAGGGCTGGATGTGTGTTCAGGTTTTCTTTGTCCGTCAGGGAAAACTCATCGAGCGGGATGTCAATCTTTTCCCTTATTACAACGATCCGGATGAGGACTTCTTGACCTATGTGGGACAATTCTATCAAGAAAAATCTCACCTGGTTCCCAATGAAGTATTGATTCCGCAGGATATTGACGAAGAAGCTGTCAAGGCCTTGGTGGATACCAAGATTCTCAAACCTCAGCGTGGTGAGAAAAAACAATTGGTCAATTTAGCTATAAAGAATGCCCGTGTTAGTCTGGAGCAGAAGTTCAATCTGCTAGAAAAATCAGTCGAAAAGACCCAAGGAGCTATTGAAAATCTGGGACGCTTGCTCCAAATCCCGACCCCAGTCCGTATCGAGTCCTTTGATAACTCTAATATCATGGGAACCAGTCCTGTTTCAGCCATGGTGGTCTTTGTCAATGGCAAACCGAGTAAAAAAGACTACCGAAAGTACAAGATAAAAACGGTTGTTGGACCAGACGATTATGCCAGTATGCGAGAGGTTATTCGCAGACGTTATGGTCGAGTACAACGAGAAGGTTTAACCCCGCCAGATTTGATTGTCATTGATGGGGGGCAAGGTCAAGTCAATATCGCTAAGCAAGTTATTCAAGAAGAGCTAGGTTTGGATATCCCAATTGCAGGTCTGCAAAAGAATGACAAGCACCAAACCCATGAATTGCTCTTCGGAGATCCACTGGAAGTGGTGGAGTTGTCTCGCAATTCTCAGGAATTTTTCCTGCTTCAACGCATCCAAGATGAGGTGCACCGCTTTGCTATCACCTTCCACCGTCAACTGCGCTCAAAAAATTCCTTTTCTTCACAACTGGATGGGATTGACGGTCTGGGACCTAAACGCAAACAGAATCTCATGAAGCATTTTAAATCTCTCACTAAAATCAAGGAAGCTAGTGTGGATGAAATTGTCGAAGTGGGTGTGCCAAGAGCAGTCGCAGAAGATGTGAAAAGAAAGTTGAACCCTCAGGAAGAAGTGGAATTGGCTCAAGTGGCGGAAGAAAGAGTGGACTACCAAACAAAAGGAGATTATGATGAACCATAA
- a CDS encoding M57 family metalloprotease has product MFWIIRLFFRFLLGIWRFFWRLVWTVVILLLIAFGVVWYLTGDFHSAVNQVEKMSKIGQGGWNQWKETGTLEVLSQTDSHQHAEGKWAQASARIYIEPQMDETFQGAYAEAIKNWNQTGAFTFEVVADPSQADIVASEMNDGSTAVAGQAESQTNLLTKQFISVTVRLNHYYLSNPNYGYSYERIVHTAEHELGHAIGLDHTNEISVMQPAGSYYGIQPQDVKAVQELYTSSD; this is encoded by the coding sequence ATGTTCTGGATTATTCGATTATTCTTCCGATTTCTTTTGGGAATTTGGCGTTTCTTCTGGCGTCTGGTTTGGACTGTAGTTATTCTACTGCTCATTGCTTTTGGAGTGGTTTGGTATCTGACAGGTGATTTTCATTCTGCGGTCAATCAGGTTGAAAAAATGAGTAAGATTGGTCAAGGTGGCTGGAATCAATGGAAGGAGACGGGAACGCTGGAAGTCTTGTCTCAGACAGACAGTCACCAACATGCAGAAGGCAAGTGGGCTCAGGCCTCAGCTCGCATCTATATTGAACCTCAAATGGATGAGACCTTCCAAGGTGCCTATGCAGAAGCCATAAAAAACTGGAATCAAACGGGAGCCTTTACCTTTGAGGTGGTTGCGGATCCTAGCCAGGCAGATATTGTGGCAAGTGAGATGAATGATGGATCGACCGCTGTAGCTGGTCAAGCCGAGAGTCAAACCAATTTGTTAACCAAACAATTTATATCTGTAACGGTTCGCCTGAATCACTATTATCTATCCAATCCAAACTATGGTTATTCTTATGAACGGATCGTGCACACGGCGGAGCACGAGCTGGGGCATGCCATCGGATTGGATCATACCAACGAAATTTCTGTCATGCAGCCAGCAGGTTCCTATTATGGGATTCAGCCTCAGGATGTGAAGGCTGTTCAAGAGCTCTATACCAGTAGCGACTAG